Proteins from a genomic interval of Phalacrocorax aristotelis chromosome 31, bGulAri2.1, whole genome shotgun sequence:
- the LOC142049079 gene encoding uncharacterized protein LOC142049079 isoform X1: MEPWVMLDPRQKALYRDVMQESYETLMSLAAQGLVSEKAVEEAVEESCEELEARSSRRPEGEKTLGSNRRKTKRPDKAVPPSTTKIPKAAAVPKLDCAKPLHGVASKGPARERPFGCTDCGKSFPWASHLERHRRVHTGERPFGCPECGETYSQSSHLLQHRRTHASDRPHKCGDCGKRFAGAAELAAHGRGHATEKPHKCSDCGKGFVWASHLARHRRVHTGEKPYRCAECGEAFSQGSHLAKHRRSHTGERPHRCPACGKTFCQSSDLARHRRTHLGKKALRCGDCGKLFRAGPALARHQRCHRRERAHCCADCGKGFVWASHLERHRRVHTGERPFPCGSCGERFAQKAHLLQHRKTHSPDRPYKCGDCGKRFGEAPPFLAHQRGHAAQKSYTCSECGKGFAWASHLERHHRVHTGEKPYECPECGEAFSQSSHLTKHRRSHLPKVAFPLAPPQPLPPSRTRLMGEKPHSAAGLVKPPGACSGEEP; this comes from the exons ATGGAGCCGTGGGTGATGTTGGACCCACGGCAGAAGGCCCTGTACCGGGACGTGATGCAGGAGAGCTACGAAACACTGATGTCCCTTG CAGCTCAGGGGCTGGTGAGTGAAAAAGCAGTGGAGGAAGCGGTGGAGGAGAGCTGCGAGGAGCTGGAAGCGCGCTCATCCCGCAGACCCGAGGGGGAGAAGACCCTCGGCTCCAACAGGCGGAAAACAAAGCGCCCGGATAAAGCCGTGCCACCCAGCACCACCAAAATCCCCAAAGCCGCAGCGGTCCCCAAACTGGACTGTGCCAAACCCCTACACGGAGTGGCCAGCAAGGGACCGGCAAGGGAGCGGCCGTTCGGCTGCACCGACTGCGGCAAGAGCTTCCCGTGGGCTTCGCACTTGGAGCGGCACCGGCGGGTGCACACCGGCGAGCGGCCTTTCGGCTGCCCCGAGTGCGGCGAGACTTACAGCCAGAgctcccacctcctccagcatcGCCGTACCCACGCCAGCGACCGGCCGCACAAGTGCGGCGACTGCGGCAAACGCTTCGCCGGCGCAGCCGAGCTGGCGGCACACGGCCGGGGCCACGCCACAGAGAAACCTCACAAGTGCAGCGACTGCGGCAAGGGTTTTGTTTGGGCGTCCCACCTCGCCAGGCATCGGCGGGTGCATACCGGCGAGAAGCCCTACCGCTGTGCCGAGTGCGGCGAAGCCTTCAGCCAAGGCTCCCACCTCGCCAAGCACCGCCGAAGCCACACCGGTGAGCGGCCCCACCGCTGCCCAGCTTGCGGCAAGACCTTCTGCCAGAGCTCCGACCTGGCCCGACACCGCCGCACCCACCTGGGCAAGAAAGCCCTGCGCTGCGGCGACTGCGGCAAGCTTTTCCGAGCCGGACCGGCGCTAGCGCGGCATCAGCGGTGTCACCGGCGCGAACGCGCCCACTGTTGCGCCGATTGCGGGAAGGGCTTCGTTTGGGCCTCCCACCTGGAGAGGCATCGGCGGGTGCATACGGGTGAACGCCCCTTTCCCTGCGGCAGCTGCGGCGAGCGCTTCGCCCAAAAagcccacctcctccagcaccgTAAAACCCACTCCCCCGACCGGCCCTACAAGTGCGGCGACTGCGGCAAACGTTTCGGCGAGGCTCCCCCCTTCCTTGCCCATCAGAGGGGTCACGCTGCCCAGAAAAGCTACACCTGCAGCGAGTGCGGCAAGGGCTTCGCTTGGGCGTCCCACCTCGAGCGGCACCACCGCGTCCACACCGGCGAGAAGCCCTACGAGTGCCCCGAGTGCGGCGAAGCCTTCAGCCAGAGCTCCCACCTCACCAAACACCGCCGTAGCCACCTCCCCAAGGTCGCTTTCCCCCTCGCCCCTCCCCAACCGCTGCCCCCCTCCAGGACCCGGCTGATGGGGGAGAAGCCCCACAGCGCCGCGGGGCTGGTGAAGCCACCCGGAGCCTGCAGCGGTGAGGAGCCCTGA
- the LOC142049079 gene encoding uncharacterized protein LOC142049079 isoform X2: protein MEPWVMLDPRQKALYRDVMQESYETLMSLAQGLVSEKAVEEAVEESCEELEARSSRRPEGEKTLGSNRRKTKRPDKAVPPSTTKIPKAAAVPKLDCAKPLHGVASKGPARERPFGCTDCGKSFPWASHLERHRRVHTGERPFGCPECGETYSQSSHLLQHRRTHASDRPHKCGDCGKRFAGAAELAAHGRGHATEKPHKCSDCGKGFVWASHLARHRRVHTGEKPYRCAECGEAFSQGSHLAKHRRSHTGERPHRCPACGKTFCQSSDLARHRRTHLGKKALRCGDCGKLFRAGPALARHQRCHRRERAHCCADCGKGFVWASHLERHRRVHTGERPFPCGSCGERFAQKAHLLQHRKTHSPDRPYKCGDCGKRFGEAPPFLAHQRGHAAQKSYTCSECGKGFAWASHLERHHRVHTGEKPYECPECGEAFSQSSHLTKHRRSHLPKVAFPLAPPQPLPPSRTRLMGEKPHSAAGLVKPPGACSGEEP from the exons ATGGAGCCGTGGGTGATGTTGGACCCACGGCAGAAGGCCCTGTACCGGGACGTGATGCAGGAGAGCTACGAAACACTGATGTCCCTTG CTCAGGGGCTGGTGAGTGAAAAAGCAGTGGAGGAAGCGGTGGAGGAGAGCTGCGAGGAGCTGGAAGCGCGCTCATCCCGCAGACCCGAGGGGGAGAAGACCCTCGGCTCCAACAGGCGGAAAACAAAGCGCCCGGATAAAGCCGTGCCACCCAGCACCACCAAAATCCCCAAAGCCGCAGCGGTCCCCAAACTGGACTGTGCCAAACCCCTACACGGAGTGGCCAGCAAGGGACCGGCAAGGGAGCGGCCGTTCGGCTGCACCGACTGCGGCAAGAGCTTCCCGTGGGCTTCGCACTTGGAGCGGCACCGGCGGGTGCACACCGGCGAGCGGCCTTTCGGCTGCCCCGAGTGCGGCGAGACTTACAGCCAGAgctcccacctcctccagcatcGCCGTACCCACGCCAGCGACCGGCCGCACAAGTGCGGCGACTGCGGCAAACGCTTCGCCGGCGCAGCCGAGCTGGCGGCACACGGCCGGGGCCACGCCACAGAGAAACCTCACAAGTGCAGCGACTGCGGCAAGGGTTTTGTTTGGGCGTCCCACCTCGCCAGGCATCGGCGGGTGCATACCGGCGAGAAGCCCTACCGCTGTGCCGAGTGCGGCGAAGCCTTCAGCCAAGGCTCCCACCTCGCCAAGCACCGCCGAAGCCACACCGGTGAGCGGCCCCACCGCTGCCCAGCTTGCGGCAAGACCTTCTGCCAGAGCTCCGACCTGGCCCGACACCGCCGCACCCACCTGGGCAAGAAAGCCCTGCGCTGCGGCGACTGCGGCAAGCTTTTCCGAGCCGGACCGGCGCTAGCGCGGCATCAGCGGTGTCACCGGCGCGAACGCGCCCACTGTTGCGCCGATTGCGGGAAGGGCTTCGTTTGGGCCTCCCACCTGGAGAGGCATCGGCGGGTGCATACGGGTGAACGCCCCTTTCCCTGCGGCAGCTGCGGCGAGCGCTTCGCCCAAAAagcccacctcctccagcaccgTAAAACCCACTCCCCCGACCGGCCCTACAAGTGCGGCGACTGCGGCAAACGTTTCGGCGAGGCTCCCCCCTTCCTTGCCCATCAGAGGGGTCACGCTGCCCAGAAAAGCTACACCTGCAGCGAGTGCGGCAAGGGCTTCGCTTGGGCGTCCCACCTCGAGCGGCACCACCGCGTCCACACCGGCGAGAAGCCCTACGAGTGCCCCGAGTGCGGCGAAGCCTTCAGCCAGAGCTCCCACCTCACCAAACACCGCCGTAGCCACCTCCCCAAGGTCGCTTTCCCCCTCGCCCCTCCCCAACCGCTGCCCCCCTCCAGGACCCGGCTGATGGGGGAGAAGCCCCACAGCGCCGCGGGGCTGGTGAAGCCACCCGGAGCCTGCAGCGGTGAGGAGCCCTGA
- the LOC142049064 gene encoding uncharacterized protein LOC142049064 has product MEPYVLLDPRQRALYRDVMQESYEMLMALDFPVSKPDLLSRLDHGDEPTALDLHVPRDTPAAEDGAGVEQEPPREEGAEKEPKVVKPAGEERPSSPAEAGAKAGRSEGPGETATRPGESQPSNTCSECGKSFSHKSALVKHQKIHTGDRPHECPDCGKCFIQRSDLTIHQRVHTGERPYSCPDCGRRFSVSSSLLTHQRTHAPGGEKPNRCPQCGRSFADPGALDRHQKSHLGGKPYECGVCGKAFAWSSHLERHRRIHTGEKPFQCAECGRAFAWSSHLDRHMRTHATTAASEDEEDGEAEEEPPPPPQKCADCGKRLNHQTDPQRFKHKGTQTLPAGAEPTGSPPQPYRCEQCGKCFGQSSNLLKHQRVHTGERPYPCPDCKRCFRWGSALAKHRRTHTRQHQADDATKAVAAATEEAGAGGGGGKPYPCGACGKSFGWVSHLERHRRIHTGEKPFRCGECGRAFAVSSHLERHRRVHTGERPYRCGECGKSFAVSSTLLAHRRTHAAQPGRPHACPECGKGFSTPASLERHRRLHRGEKPYQCGICGKGFAWSSHYDRHRLTHTGEKPFSCAHCGKCFGRSSHRNRHQRAHTQGGPEKRHVCPECGKTFGLGTALAAHQRLHAAAAGAGGRSPLSLLPPAWWEGERRGGTPTPSELWPEEPSSVFQQHPVPSSSSAPRGWAAKALPPPTMAWRPGEGETLQSDASASQEPWASLPPPSS; this is encoded by the exons ATGGAGCCGTACGTGCTGCTGGACCCGCGACAGAGAGCGCTGTATCGCGACGTGATGCAGGAGAGCTACGAGATGCTGATGGCACTGG ATTTCCCTGTTTCCAAGCCTGATCTGCTGTCCCGCCTGGACCACGGGGATGAACCTACAGCCCTGGATCTCCACGTGCCCAGGGACACCCCGGCTGCAG AGGATGGAGCAGGAGTGGAGCAGGAACCCCCTCGAGAAGAAGGTGCTGAGAAAGAGCCCAAAGTGGTGAAACCTGCAGGAGAGGAGCGCCCGTCGAGCCCTGCCGAGGCTGGGGCAAAGGCGGGCAGGAGTGAGGGACCAGGAGAGACGGCCACGCGCCCGGGTGAGAGCCAACCCAGCAACACGTGCAGCGAGTGCGGGAAGAGCTTCAGCCACAAGTCAGCCCTGGTAAAGCACCAGAAGATCCACACCGGCGACCGCCCCCATGAATGCCCCGACTGCGGCAAATGCTTCATCCAACGCTCGGACCTCACCATCCATCAGCGGGTCCATACAGGCGAGCGCCCCTACTCCTGCCCCGACTGCGGGCGCCGCTTCAGCGTCAGCTCCTCCTTGCTCACCCACCAGCGTACCCACGCGCCCGGTGGGGAGAAACCGAACCGCTGCCCCCAGTGCGGCCGGAGCTTTGCCGATCCGGGGGCCCTTGACCGGCACCAGAAGAGCCACCTGGGTGGGAAACCCTACGAGTGTGGGGTGTGTGGGAAAGCGTTCGCCTGGAGCTCCCACCTCGAGCGGCATCGGCGCATCCACACCGGTGAGAAGCCCTTCCAGTGCGCCGAATGCGGGCGAGCCTTCGCCTGGAGCTCCCACCTCGACCGGCACATGCGCACCCACGCTACCACCGCTGCCTCCGAGGATGAGGAGGAcggggaggcagaggaagagccccctccacccccccagaAATGTGCCGACTGTGGCAAGCGCCTCAACCACCAGACGGACCCCCAGCGCTTCAAGCACAAGGGCACCCAGACGTTGCCAGCTGGTGCCGAACCCACCGGCAGCCCCCCGCAGCCCTACCGCTGCGAGCAGTGCGGCAAATGCTTTGGCCAGAGCTCCAACCTCCTCAAACACCAGCGCGTTCACACCGGCGAGCGGCCGTACCCCTGCCCGGATTGCAAACGCTGCTTCCGTTGGGGCTCAGCCCTGGCCAAGCACCGGCGCACCCACACCCGGCAACACCAAGCCGACGATGCCACCAAAGCCGTGGCAGCAGCCACCGAGGAAGCCGGTGCCGGAGGGGGCGGTGGCAAACCCTACCCATGTGGGGCGTGCGGGAAAAGTTTCGGCTGGGTCTCGCACCTGGAGCGCCATCGCCGCATCCACACCGGGGAAAAGCCCTTCCGCTGCGGGGAGTGCGGTCGGGCGTTCGCCGTCAGCTCCCACCTGGAACGGCACCGCCGGGTACACACCGGCGAGCGGCCCTACCGCTGCGGCGAGTGCGGGAAGAGCTTCGCCGTCAGCTCCACCTTGTTGGCTCATCGTCGCACCCACGCCGCCCAGCCAGGTCGGCCCCACGCTTGCCCCGAGTGTGGCAAAGGTTTTAGCACGCCGGCCAGCTTGGAGCGGCACCGACGGCTTCACCGGGGCGAGAAACCCTACCAGTGTGGCATCTGCGGCAAAGGGTTTGCCTGGAGCTCCCACTACGACCGACACCGGCTCACCCACACCGGCGAGAAACCTTTCTCCTGCGCCCACTGCGGCAAATGCTTCGGCCGCAGCTCCCACCGCAACCGGCACCAGCGCGCCCACACGCAGGGCGGCCCGGAGAAGCGGCACGTCTGTCCTGAATGCGGCAAAACCTTCGGCCTCGGCACGGCCCTGGCGGCTCACCAGCGACTGCATGCCGCTGCTGCCGGCGCCGGGGGTCGCAGCCCCCTCTCCTTGCTGCCGCCTGCGTGGTGGGAGGGTGAGCGGCGAGGGGGGACGCCCACCCCCTCCGAGCTCTGGCCCGAAGAGCCCAGCTCCGTTTTCCAGCAGCACCctgtgccttcctcctcctcagcccccAGGGGCTGGGCTGCCAAGGCTCTCCCACCTCCCACCATGGCATGgaggcctggggagggggagaccCTGCAAAGTGATGCCTCTGCCTCCCAGGAGCCCTGGGCTTCCCTACCTCCCCCCAGCTCCTGA